The following coding sequences are from one Microbacterium wangchenii window:
- a CDS encoding TPM domain-containing protein — protein MRARWALALTTALAAAIGLAIAPAAHATPPVTLDSGYVLDDAGVLSGAEVRAADERLDELFDETGLDLWVVFVDEFTDPDSPEDWANTAAVVNGLGPTQYLLAVAVDGRQYYISGDLEIGPLTGDQLSAIEQQRVRPALGDEDWSGAIEAAAAGFEDAAAGGTGGVPGADTSAGGVNWSLILVVLLLVAVFAIALIWLAVRRKRAASGPNASPAKMSLEELARRSGSALVAADEAVKTSEQELGFARAQFGDEAVAEFETVLTQAKADLDRAFTLQQQLDDATPDTEEQIRAWRGEILTLTAASQEALDAKADAFDALRDLEANAPAELARTQQERTAVAEAIGAAEAQLAELHAEYADEALATVADNPAQARERVAFADAQLAAAQSALAAGRGGEAAVGIRAAQEAVAQARLLEDAVTRVGADLAAAGTRAAELMREVENDITAASALPDPEGRIAAAVAAAREQLTRGRQALSSGGRRPLEALAGLEAANSALDAVIAEGRDAAERRRRAALQLDEALLQARAQVSAAEDFIGARRGAVGAEARTRLAEARTSLDRAEQLRAADPAAALSAAQRSAQLAAAASHSAQNDVGAFDVGYGGGRGSSGDGMMGAMIGGIVLNSLLSGGGGGRRSSGFGGFGGGSSGRRSGGFGGRSRSGGGGFGGGGRSGGGGRSRRGGGRF, from the coding sequence ATGCGCGCGCGCTGGGCATTGGCGCTGACCACGGCACTGGCCGCCGCCATCGGCCTCGCGATCGCGCCCGCCGCGCACGCCACCCCGCCCGTGACGCTCGACAGCGGCTACGTGCTCGACGACGCCGGCGTGCTCAGCGGCGCGGAGGTGCGCGCCGCCGACGAACGGCTCGACGAGCTGTTCGACGAGACCGGGCTGGACCTGTGGGTCGTGTTCGTCGACGAGTTCACCGACCCCGACAGCCCGGAGGACTGGGCGAACACCGCCGCCGTCGTCAACGGCCTCGGACCGACGCAGTACCTCCTCGCCGTCGCCGTGGACGGCCGCCAGTACTACATCTCCGGCGATCTGGAGATCGGCCCGCTCACCGGCGACCAGCTGAGCGCCATCGAACAGCAGCGCGTACGGCCGGCCCTCGGCGACGAGGACTGGTCGGGCGCGATCGAGGCCGCCGCCGCCGGGTTCGAGGATGCCGCGGCCGGCGGCACCGGCGGCGTGCCCGGCGCCGACACCTCCGCCGGCGGCGTGAACTGGTCGCTCATCCTGGTGGTGCTGCTCCTGGTCGCCGTCTTCGCGATCGCGCTCATCTGGCTCGCCGTGCGGCGCAAGCGCGCGGCATCCGGCCCGAACGCGTCACCGGCGAAGATGAGCCTGGAGGAGCTGGCCCGCCGCTCCGGTTCGGCGCTCGTGGCCGCCGACGAGGCGGTCAAGACCAGCGAGCAGGAACTCGGCTTCGCCCGCGCCCAGTTCGGCGACGAGGCCGTGGCCGAGTTCGAGACGGTGCTGACCCAGGCCAAGGCGGACCTCGACCGCGCCTTCACGCTGCAGCAGCAGCTGGATGACGCCACCCCCGACACGGAGGAGCAGATCCGCGCCTGGCGCGGCGAGATCCTCACCCTCACCGCCGCATCCCAGGAAGCGCTCGACGCCAAGGCCGACGCCTTCGACGCGCTGCGCGACCTGGAGGCCAACGCCCCCGCCGAGCTCGCCCGCACGCAGCAGGAGCGCACCGCTGTCGCCGAAGCGATCGGCGCCGCCGAGGCGCAGCTGGCGGAACTGCACGCCGAGTACGCCGACGAGGCCCTCGCCACCGTCGCCGACAACCCCGCCCAGGCGCGCGAGCGCGTCGCCTTCGCCGACGCGCAGCTGGCCGCGGCGCAGTCCGCCCTCGCTGCCGGGCGCGGCGGCGAGGCCGCGGTGGGCATCCGCGCCGCGCAGGAGGCGGTCGCTCAGGCCCGCCTGCTCGAAGACGCCGTGACCAGGGTGGGCGCCGATCTCGCCGCCGCCGGCACGCGCGCCGCCGAGCTGATGCGCGAGGTCGAGAACGACATCACCGCCGCATCCGCCCTGCCCGACCCGGAGGGGCGGATCGCCGCCGCCGTCGCCGCCGCGCGCGAGCAGCTCACGCGCGGTCGCCAGGCCCTGTCCTCGGGCGGCCGGCGGCCCCTCGAGGCACTCGCCGGACTGGAGGCGGCCAACTCCGCCCTCGACGCCGTCATCGCCGAGGGCCGGGATGCCGCCGAACGCCGGCGCCGGGCCGCACTCCAACTGGATGAGGCCCTCCTGCAGGCCCGCGCGCAGGTCTCGGCCGCGGAAGACTTCATCGGCGCGCGCCGCGGCGCCGTCGGTGCGGAGGCCCGCACGCGACTGGCCGAGGCGCGCACGTCTCTGGACCGTGCCGAACAGCTTCGTGCGGCGGATCCGGCTGCCGCTCTCTCCGCCGCGCAGCGGTCGGCACAGCTGGCGGCGGCCGCGTCACACTCGGCGCAGAACGACGTCGGCGCCTTCGACGTGGGGTACGGCGGCGGCCGAGGGTCCTCCGGTGACGGCATGATGGGTGCCATGATCGGCGGAATCGTGCTGAACTCCCTCTTGAGCGGAGGCGGGGGCGGCCGGCGCAGCAGCGGCTTCGGCGGCTTCGGCGGTGGATCCTCGGGCCGGCGCAGCGGCGGCTTCGGCGGTCGCAGCCGCAGTGGCGGGGGCGGCTTCGGAGGCGGCGGCCGCAGCGGCGGGGGCGGACGCTCGCGCCGGGGAGGTGGCCGCTTCTGA
- a CDS encoding DUF3097 domain-containing protein, which yields MDDRYGTDVLAKGWRDAGRRVVPQVPAERDLVVEVAADGYCGAVTRVASGTVELEDRHGRRRLFPLGPGFLVDGAAVVLTVPKPVAPTGTRRTASGSFAVEDAKARVARPSRILVEGRHDAELVEKVWGHDLRVEGVVVEYLQGVDLLAEALEAEPPSAERRYGVLVDHLVPGSKETRIAEAIARGRHGKHVRIVGHPFVDVWQCVRPESLGIARWPEVPRSVEWKVGVCRALGWPAEDQADLARAWQRILGRVTTFRDLEPALLGRVEELIDFVTA from the coding sequence ATGGATGATCGCTACGGAACCGACGTGCTGGCCAAGGGGTGGCGGGATGCCGGGAGGCGCGTCGTGCCGCAGGTGCCCGCCGAGCGCGACCTGGTCGTGGAGGTGGCCGCCGACGGCTACTGCGGCGCGGTGACGAGGGTCGCATCGGGGACCGTGGAGCTGGAAGACCGGCACGGTCGTCGCCGGCTGTTCCCCCTCGGGCCGGGGTTCCTCGTCGACGGCGCCGCGGTGGTGCTGACCGTGCCCAAGCCGGTGGCGCCGACGGGGACTCGGCGCACCGCGTCCGGGTCGTTCGCGGTCGAGGACGCCAAGGCGCGGGTCGCGCGCCCCAGTCGCATCCTCGTCGAGGGACGCCACGACGCCGAACTGGTGGAGAAGGTGTGGGGCCACGACCTCAGGGTGGAAGGCGTCGTCGTGGAGTACCTGCAGGGCGTGGATCTGCTCGCCGAGGCGCTGGAGGCGGAGCCGCCGAGCGCCGAGCGGCGGTACGGCGTGCTGGTGGACCACCTGGTGCCGGGGTCGAAGGAGACGCGGATCGCCGAGGCGATCGCGCGCGGGAGGCACGGCAAGCACGTGCGGATCGTGGGGCACCCGTTCGTGGACGTGTGGCAGTGCGTGCGCCCGGAGTCGCTCGGCATCGCGCGGTGGCCGGAGGTTCCGCGGTCGGTCGAGTGGAAGGTCGGCGTGTGCCGCGCCCTCGGGTGGCCGGCGGAGGACCAGGCGGATCTGGCCCGCGCGTGGCAGCGGATCCTGGGGCGCGTGACGACGTTCCGCGACCTCGAGCCCGCTCTCCTCGGCCGCGTCGAGGAGCTCATCGACTTCGTCACCGCCTGA
- the trmB gene encoding tRNA (guanosine(46)-N7)-methyltransferase TrmB → MPETPAARGDFRDRPVSFVRRSGRMSDGQERAWERLSPFYLLEAPRDAAATSVRAGSEIDPAAVWGRTAPLVVEIGSGQGHAIVHAATEHPDTDLLAVEVFKAGLARTMLDADRAGARNLRLVEANAPEVLEHLLPAASADEVWVFFPDPWHKNKHTKRRLIDAEFAPVAARALKPGGMLRLATDWEDYARQMRAVLDASFLFERAFEGDWAERFDGRVLTAFERKGARAGRAIRDLAYRRIPA, encoded by the coding sequence ATGCCCGAAACCCCCGCCGCCCGTGGCGATTTCCGCGACCGGCCCGTGTCGTTCGTGCGCCGGAGCGGCCGGATGTCCGACGGACAGGAGCGGGCGTGGGAGCGCCTGTCGCCGTTCTACCTCCTCGAGGCGCCGCGGGATGCCGCGGCCACGAGCGTGCGCGCGGGCTCGGAGATCGACCCGGCCGCCGTGTGGGGGAGGACCGCACCGCTCGTCGTGGAGATCGGGTCGGGCCAGGGGCACGCGATCGTGCATGCCGCGACGGAGCATCCCGACACCGATCTCCTCGCCGTCGAGGTGTTCAAGGCCGGCCTTGCCCGCACGATGCTCGACGCCGACCGCGCCGGCGCGCGCAACCTCCGCCTCGTGGAGGCCAACGCGCCGGAGGTGCTCGAGCACCTGCTGCCGGCGGCCTCCGCGGATGAGGTGTGGGTGTTCTTCCCCGATCCGTGGCACAAGAACAAGCACACCAAGCGCCGCCTGATCGACGCCGAGTTCGCCCCGGTCGCCGCCCGAGCGCTGAAGCCGGGCGGGATGCTGCGGCTGGCGACGGACTGGGAGGACTACGCGCGTCAGATGCGCGCGGTCCTGGATGCCTCGTTCCTGTTCGAGCGCGCGTTCGAGGGCGACTGGGCCGAGCGTTTCGACGGGCGGGTGCTCACGGCGTTCGAGCGCAAGGGCGCCCGTGCCGGCCGCGCCATCCGAGATCTGGCCTACCGGCGGATCCCGGCGTGA
- a CDS encoding MFS transporter: MHAVRRDRLRAVRPLGHRDFRVLFAAVVLSVFAAGMWAVVMVYAVIDAGGGPLQLSIVATANAVGLLACAIPGGIAADRVSRRLIVRAVAVLDAVAVASIVIAGALGALTIPHVAVVAFLLGAGSGFFFPAYSAILPRILPPEHLLAANGLEGAIRPALQQAAGPAAAGFLLAALVPAFATVFVCAAYTLAFVLLLFLRREPGPGADDAPLSRGVLHDLREAVAFTVRTPWLLWTLLFATGWVLVSLGPEQVLLPFLVRERVGEDPRLFGFLLAALGAGGVVGSLVVSSMRMPRRYLTAMIVVWAVGTTPFAVIGFTDSYWLLLVCCFTLGCAFSYGNVIWGTLLQRRVPRHMLGRVSSLDFFVSLALMPVSMALSGPLAEVLPLSTIFLAAGTLPLAFGLIALLAARMPRDEITHPLEAA; the protein is encoded by the coding sequence CTGCACGCGGTGCGTCGCGACCGGTTGCGAGCGGTGCGCCCGCTCGGCCACCGCGACTTCCGGGTGCTGTTCGCCGCGGTCGTGCTGTCGGTGTTCGCCGCCGGCATGTGGGCGGTCGTCATGGTCTACGCCGTGATCGATGCCGGCGGCGGCCCGCTGCAGCTGTCGATCGTCGCGACGGCGAACGCCGTCGGACTCCTCGCGTGCGCGATCCCCGGGGGCATCGCCGCCGACCGCGTGTCCCGCCGGCTCATCGTCCGCGCGGTCGCGGTGCTCGACGCCGTCGCCGTCGCCTCCATCGTGATCGCCGGCGCCCTGGGCGCCCTCACGATCCCGCACGTGGCGGTCGTGGCGTTCCTCCTGGGCGCGGGGTCTGGGTTCTTCTTCCCCGCCTACAGCGCGATCCTTCCCCGCATCCTGCCGCCCGAGCACCTCCTGGCCGCGAACGGCCTGGAGGGCGCCATCCGTCCGGCCCTCCAGCAGGCGGCAGGGCCCGCGGCGGCGGGCTTCCTGCTGGCCGCGCTCGTGCCCGCCTTCGCGACGGTCTTCGTGTGCGCCGCGTACACGCTCGCCTTCGTCCTCCTGCTCTTCCTGCGCCGCGAACCCGGCCCGGGAGCCGACGACGCGCCGCTCTCGCGCGGCGTCCTCCACGACCTCCGCGAAGCGGTCGCCTTCACCGTCCGCACGCCGTGGCTGCTGTGGACGCTGCTGTTCGCCACCGGGTGGGTGCTCGTCTCGCTCGGGCCTGAGCAGGTGCTGCTGCCCTTCCTCGTGCGGGAGCGGGTGGGGGAGGATCCGCGGTTGTTCGGATTCCTGCTCGCCGCCCTGGGCGCCGGGGGAGTGGTGGGCTCGCTCGTGGTGTCGTCGATGCGGATGCCGCGGCGTTACCTCACCGCGATGATCGTCGTGTGGGCGGTGGGGACCACCCCCTTCGCCGTCATCGGATTCACCGACTCGTACTGGCTGCTGCTGGTGTGCTGCTTCACGCTGGGCTGCGCATTCAGCTACGGCAACGTCATCTGGGGCACCCTGCTCCAGCGCCGCGTGCCGCGGCACATGCTCGGACGGGTGTCGAGCCTGGACTTCTTCGTGTCGCTCGCGCTCATGCCGGTGTCGATGGCCCTGTCCGGCCCGCTCGCCGAGGTCCTGCCGCTGTCGACGATCTTCCTGGCCGCCGGCACCCTGCCGCTCGCGTTCGGCCTCATCGCCCTACTCGCCGCCCGCATGCCGCGGGACGAGATCACCCATCCGCTGGAGGCCGCATGA
- a CDS encoding CPBP family intramembrane glutamic endopeptidase translates to MTAHAAPPAPTRPALSWGLVPALLVCLAAPAFFVLQIAWLGWILLAAGLVGAWLVERREGTASLRRRDENEPPSLLRDLSLIALGQLIVSAIPLKAELDNMAMLRFTVALGGAVLVPYLVSRYVYRDYAIRFPWRGGGRWTALQWGWLVAVLVLGWLILPFYFITSGVYTNWPVVDTPEMIARLFVGVGAVGIWDELFFICTVYVLLRRHFPDWQANLLQAVVFVSFLWELGYQAWGPVLTIPFALVQAILFLRTRSLGYVVTVHLLFDAVVFGVLVHAHNPGLIPIFLL, encoded by the coding sequence ATGACCGCCCACGCCGCTCCGCCCGCCCCGACCCGGCCTGCGCTGTCGTGGGGGCTCGTCCCCGCGCTGCTGGTGTGCCTGGCCGCTCCCGCGTTCTTCGTGCTGCAGATCGCGTGGCTCGGATGGATCCTGCTGGCGGCGGGCCTCGTCGGCGCGTGGCTCGTCGAGCGGCGCGAGGGCACCGCATCCCTCCGCCGGCGCGACGAGAACGAGCCGCCGAGCCTCCTGCGCGACCTCTCGCTCATCGCGCTGGGGCAGCTGATCGTCAGCGCGATCCCGCTGAAGGCCGAGCTGGACAACATGGCGATGCTGCGGTTCACCGTGGCCCTCGGCGGCGCCGTGCTGGTGCCGTATCTTGTGTCGCGCTACGTGTACCGCGACTACGCGATCCGCTTCCCGTGGCGCGGGGGCGGGCGGTGGACGGCGCTGCAGTGGGGCTGGCTCGTCGCCGTTCTCGTGCTCGGGTGGCTGATCCTGCCGTTCTACTTCATCACGTCGGGCGTCTACACGAACTGGCCCGTCGTGGACACCCCGGAGATGATCGCGCGCCTGTTCGTGGGCGTCGGCGCCGTCGGCATCTGGGACGAGCTGTTCTTCATCTGCACCGTGTACGTGCTGCTGCGGCGGCATTTCCCCGACTGGCAGGCGAACCTGCTGCAGGCGGTCGTGTTCGTGTCGTTCCTGTGGGAGCTCGGCTACCAGGCGTGGGGCCCGGTGCTGACCATCCCGTTCGCGCTCGTGCAGGCGATCCTGTTCCTGCGCACCCGCTCGCTCGGGTACGTCGTGACGGTGCACCTGTTGTTCGACGCCGTCGTCTTCGGCGTGCTCGTGCACGCCCACAACCCCGGCCTGATCCCGATCTTCCTCCTGTAG